A region of the Leptospiraceae bacterium genome:
GGTGATCGAGTATTAGAATTTAATGGCAGTGCCACTAGATTTAATGTAATCAGGAAATTTAAAGCTTTCGGGAATTCTGCTGAGACTATATTCATTGCTTCGGGCAGTGCTACAGCTTCTTTTTTCACTGATATATCCGGAACAAATCTTGCCGCAACAGGTGGAACTTTTATCGCTTCGAACAACTCAAAGATTATTTTTAATAATGTGCAAGCTTATAATGTTTCTGGATTCGGAATTAGTATTAATAATGCAGATAATATTATCCAAAATTCTTTGGTTATGAATACGCTCAACAGTCCAATAAAATCATTGAACACTAGTAATAATCTTATGCAAAACATTTCTGCAGTTAATTCTACAGATCCACCATTCAATTTAGAAATTTCCAACTTTACTACTTCTATGAATATGCTCGCTGCCAATAGAAGTGGAGGAAACGGAGCTATAACAACGATTGGAGCTTCCAATAGCCCAAAGTATATTAATTCAATTGCAGCCCATGCGGGGACAGAAAGTTATACTGAAAGTAATACTACATCACAGTCTAAATTTAATGGAATCTTTAAAGTTTTTCCGGCTTCTTGTGGAGCCACAGGAAGTACAAATCCTGGGTATATAAATACTACGTGTGATAAAACTGGCGGAAGTGAAATAAATCCACAAACAGTTAAAGGTGGATTTACATTAGCAAGTTCCTTCGTAGGCAAACTATCTTCTGACTCAAAGAATGCAAATGGAGCAACTGGTTCTATTACGTTTGCAAGTATTACAGATTGGCTAAACTTTGAAAATCGATTTCGAGGTTGGGGACGACAAGGTAGTGCCTTTCCAAATACTGATCATACAGGCAGATGCTCATCGGGAACCTGCCAAATCTGGGACTGGTCTCTCAAAGCAACAGATACCGTTGCGCGTAACGTGAATGCATGTCCAAACGGAACGATAGTCGATACACACCAATGGTCAGCGGCTGCGGCTAACCAAGCATTTTGCGATGCAAATTACAAAGGCTCTGTTAGTTCTGCTGGATTTTGCGTTACAACTTTTCTACGTAACGCAGTAGAAATTTTCGGTGATGGTGTTGGGAATGAAAATGGAATTTGCGAATCTAGCGAAGAATGCTTGTATACCCCTAACATCGGAGCATATCAAGGACATAGTTCTGATTCTACTAATTCTTCGAAGCTAATACAGGCAAGCCAATCAACTGCAACGACTATAACTTGTGGAGATGTAACGACAGGCACTGTGTCGAATGTGAAATTGTGGAAGTATGATACTAACGGCTATTAACCTCACTCTTTTACAAATTTATCGTTTTGAAATATATAACTAGCATAGATGGTCTTTGTTTTCTCTGAATCCTTAGATTTATAAATTGTCACTCTATCTTCTTTTATATCTGTGGATAAATAATAGTAATCTCCATTGTCTTCATGCATTTCACCGCTTTCCACTGTAAGTATTTCCCTTGGTTTATTGTTTTGAATGACATAAAATACGTGCCGGCTACTCATTCTTCCGTTAAAATCGATTGAGAATTCTTCTATACCGTCTTTATTGAAATCATAAAATTCGATGCTATTCCAACCACCGGTAGTCTCAGAGAATATCTCCGAATACTCTCCGTTATGCTCTTGGTAAATCCTAGATAAATTATCGTAACCCTTATAGATAGCAGTGTTTGTATCTATCTTAACATATAAGAATGAGTATCCGCTCTCATTACTTCCCATTGGCTTTATAGTTACATTCCTTGTATCAAATCGATTGCCGACTTTTGCTTTTAATGTTTTAAATAAGCCTTCGTTCTCAAAACCAAACTTTTCTTTTGTATAGTCAGCTACACTCGGTCCGAAGTAATCTACCTTAGATGCCTCTATCCAGAAAAATATATTTCCATCTCTTAACATTGATTGCAATTCTGTTTCCGTATAACGATCTTTTACCTGGTAATAGATTTTTCCATTTACAGTTGCTTTGGTTAGAGCAGGAACAATATCTCCAACTTTAATTACATCAAATAAATTTGGATCGCTTTCACTTGTTTCTGCTTTTCCACCGGCAGGAGCATTCAAAAGTTCAGAAGTATCTTTATCACCATATAGCCATTAGCCACTTCTTCCTTCCATTCGGGATGCAATCCTGTAATTAAATATCCATTATAAGAAAAGCCAATTTTGCCGTCTTGGGTTTTTACTTTTACCCAATAATCGTATTTACCATCTATTTGTTGAGAACTAACGCTTTTTTCTAAAATGGTGACTTGTGTATTTTTGGGAAGATTTGTAATAATCTCTCCGGTTAATGTAGGACTCTTTCGCAATCGTAAAGAGCTTGCTAAAACATAATAAGGCTCAGTAGATTTTCGGCTTCAAAAATGGATATGCTATTGTCATAATACCCCGCTTTACTTACGTAGGCTAACTTGTCATTATACGCTACTTTATACCAACTCAATTTTTCATTGACTGGATCAGGAATATCTTTTTCTAATATTTGAAACTCAGTATTTTGTTTGAGAGATAAAAGAATTTTACTTGTTACATCCATTTTCTCATAGAGGCTAACAGTAGAATTGCCTGTAACATAGGATGTAAGTGGCTTAGCTAATTGATTTCCTTTTACAAGAGACAGAAAATAGAACTAGAAAAATGCCAAGGTAGTAAAAAAAATGTTTTCATAAATGCATCCCAA
Encoded here:
- a CDS encoding SH3 domain-containing protein, whose amino-acid sequence is MRKSPTLTGEIITNLPKNTQVTILEKSVSSQQIDGKYDYWVKVKTQDGKIGFSYNGYLITGLHPEWKEEVANGYMVIKILLNF